tgaatcacttttatatgCTTGTTTATGTATTTATACTACCTATCATGTAAACCTTGGGAAGTTAGGGGGTTTATGTTGAAGCCATTCTCTTCATAAACCATGGGAAGCTAGCTAGGAGGGTTTATGTTCAACAAattttcttcataaaccgtgggagaCTATCACGGTTTATGCCTAATGTGTTTCAACCATAATTCGTTCCTGGTAGCAACGGTTTACGTAAAAATTAGAAACCGTGATTGACTACCACGGTTTACATAATAGTAAAAATACACATGCGCGTAACAAATTTTCATCTTGTGTATTTAAGTAAAAGATTCACTCCATTTATTTAATTAGGTATACATTGCCTTAATTATAGTAACCACCCATAACATCAAATAAGTTCTAGCAAAAATGAGAGACATGCAGTGCTATTATTTTCACTGTATGAAATTAAACATACATTATTGTTTACACTAACataatataaaagtatatatAGAGTTAAGGTTATGGTTGAACTCAAATTTAAGTCTCAAAAGCATGCATAAAGTTTTTCTCATTATTCGGTAACATACAAAACGCGTTTGAGCAAATAACACTTATTTTATAAGGTTTCTTTAAAATAGCATATTACTTTATATATAGTTAAATTAGATTACACTTCTTTCGGTACATTTTATCTAACTTGAAACTACATACACattctaaaaacaaaataatCTCACATATTTATGTAATGTtaacctaaaaaaatataaaggttaaattttattttggtgcattatttttgttatttatttatggaaaaatataggtagacaatgaaaatattaaataatgtgaacaatggatatattAAATGTTTAATTCACTAAGTGTGTGGAtgattatcctaatattaagTTTTAGTAGGATAATTTAGGAGTGtagtgtatttttactttattgggtCAATTTTAGAATTCATTATTTATATTGTTCACAAAAACCGCTGTTTATCTAACAAagtcctttatttatttattaaaaaattaatttttttttactgatAATAACTTTAATATATCTCCTAACAAGAATATAAGTTAGTTAAACCCTTTCTTAAATGATCAATCAATTGACATACTTTCAAGGAGAAATGTTACCTTATAAAAATTGACtagataataattatataaaaaaaatctttttcaataattatggatgaaaaatatttttcctttcttgagTATTTATTTAACTCTTTTATCATATATATTGTTtagttatatttataaatttaatagacgtaaatgatataatattattaatggaTATTTTCTTTAGTAATATTAACGTAGTGAAATTATTTGTCCTAaaacttaaattaattaaaaaaattgaataattttatctttaatattctcCTTCACATAAgaactttattttaaatttgtgtgaATTTTACatagacttatatatatatatatatatatatatatatatatatatatatgtcttgtATTGAAATTCTTTATGTTAATAAGATTCAAATtctaattaaaacttttaaattattaaaattctgatactatgttataaaattatttatctaaaaaatttaaattagtaaaaaaatatataaataattatatatctaatcattatcaaaactatatttaaaattattaaatctaccaacaaaattaaaactagattTAGTGAGCAAACCAAATTGACACAGCAGTATTCTGACATAGCGATGATTATGTAAGCAGTTGCTAAAAACTGTCTCGAATCCATTATATTCCTCGGTTCCTTAAAAGACATCAATCACCAAAATGCTCATAATTTATTTTGCAGTAGTTTGAAACCATTTTGCGGCAGTTGAGAACCACTataaattaaatctctaaaaaataaagctaaattctgcttttttttttttttttttagtatatagTCATAATTTATAAGACTTTGTCTGGACTAGCTAATAACAAATATCAGATATTAACAACGACTGAATTAGTGATCAAATGACTGATAATGCGATTACAGTTTAGTGACATAATAGTGGCAAATAGTTAATTTTGTACCACAATCTTATTAGATACCAATTTAAGGACTAATTTGTTGGGTTCTAGCTTAGTACGTAGTTGTTAGTGAAAAAGAACCAGATACCACatcatttttcaaatttaatgacCAAATATTGatataagagaaataaaagacTAATTAACAACATATATATGATTTTCATTTGATCATTTAGAATTAGCTTTTCTAAGCACAATTAAGGCTTTCCAGCGTAGTACATCATATATCATCATCAATAACCTTCTCTAAATATATTATTCcaatattattagattattattattattattatcatcatatttattattattattattattgttattataagaACAACATCTATAATTGCTCTCTCATACATACTCTCTCATCTATatataagttaataataataattaacaggGATCGTCACTCCACTCATAGCAGATGTCATCAagtacatcatcatcatcatcatcatcatcactatcatcatcagtatcatcatcatcatcatcaaaataaAGATCAGCACGCGGTGTATACATACAGGGTCCATCTCTGTAAATTTGCCACTTGATATTCGTAAACATGTTGTCTTCATCATGTTCATATATATCAAACCGCCGGCAAATACCATGATTCCATGCAAAGCTGCAATTGAAAATCGTGTTTCCAGTGATATTAGGTCTCAAATGGTACGAGAAATTTTCACCAGGCTTTAGAGTGTGCACCCCAACATCATGATCCCCTGCTTTGCAATGAACCGTTAGATTCTCTTGGTCTTCTAGAAGATTCTGGATCGCCACAGATGTCTCCGGTGACACTGCTAAATCGCTGCCAAAACAAGGAACCATAGTAGTGATAAAAAGAAGCCATAGCACTGAAATGGTTCTAGCAAGATGAGCCATTACTGCTATTTGGAAACTTTGTTTATTATTCCCTCTCagcttctttcttttgttttcactgtgAAATTGTGAGCAATTGTTATGTGTTTATATAGGATCAAGTAACTGGAATTGAAGGTGTTAAAGAGATGGTTGAACTCGAAAGTTTGAAAATTCTGCGGCGTAAATATTGTAAATAATATTGTTATATGGCACCACACAAAGAGTGCCTCatgtagattattattattaaagtaaaCACACAAATTTAATTAACTTTGTGGTTCACTAAAATAGAAATTCATCCCattgttttaattttgaaaatatttggtttttaTGTTATTAAGTTGGTACTTGGTACACTTTAGGTTTTATACCGATATTACTTCAGCAGAAAAAATTATGGATTAACGTTCAAATTCGTTGTCGAAAAAATAATATGTTCATTAAATTGgttcttaaaaaattttgttaGTCTTATCAATTTCTGTAAAATATATTTATCAGTGCAATATTCTATaaatattgtcttttattcaatttttttttaaaaaaataaaaagcaagtaactttttgattttttgaataattaatatataaaagtagatatttaaattaattaataataataaattttaaaaaagattgacaaaaaataaaaatttaaaagacaaataatattttttttatatttattagttaaattaaTCTTTTTATCAGATAAATTAGTAACACCAAAATTTACTATGCCttaaaattattgaattagataattttagacaataatttttataatattattactatttgaagttcaaattttagtaatttataataacaaaataaaattattctcttagaatattataaaaaaagttttatgactgttataataattttttattaagcagtaattttaaaatattgattaaataattatGCAAGGAATACACATAAAAATCGTTCCTACGAATAATACTAAACATATAATACACAAAAAAACCAttgctttaaaatttttactattaaattttAGAGTAGGAATCATAAAAATTGttccatatatataatatttattttcaatctggaaaaaattgtaaaaaagatatctaaattatattattatatactaatttggccgatataaaaaattttataaataaatctaGAATTTCGAAACACATTTTTAAATGTAAAATCAAATAACACATTAGattttaaaataacaataaaaaattacttacCCACCTGGGAAGTGAGAACATGtacgtaattttatttttatttgtgtcctAATAATTCATTGAGTTTTTCGTGTAGCTATAATCACTTACCTGTTAATTCCAATTTCTAAAGTCTCAAGTTTTTTACAAGTCAGATTTAAATTAGGATATATACATGCAACGATTTTTCATTTAggatatttatatgtaatatctCCATAGAGATGTTTTATAGAGATGTTTTATATGCATAAATTATCCGAAATATTAATCATAATATATGTATTCTTTTTCTGTCTATATATATGACTAGATGAAATTAAACATTGTTTAGACTaacacaatataaaaatatatagagtTAAGGTTATGGTTGAACTCAAATTTAAGTCTCAAAAGTATGTATAAAGCTTTTCTCATTATACGGTAACATACAAAATGCGTTTGCATATATATAGATTATAGATTATAGTTTCTGAGAAGTAGTTCCATCGAGGGAATACTAACATAGTGACTAGCGCAATTAACGCATATTTTAAGTTTTCTTAAAATAACATATTACTTTACGAGAAATGccaaactttattattttttattattagttaattattaatatttaaaaatttaagataaaatatattattaaataattaaattaaaaaaattatctctaaaaaaaattaaattattagctAAGTCAATACCAAAGCTTGAAAAAATTTTTGGAGAACAAAAAAtgttaacataaaaattatataataatatttatattaaaataaaatttataaatataattattttttaagtttatttttaatatgacaataaataaataattatataaatagatattataaaataaataactatattgataaaaaaataattttactacaattaattttaatattaaaattgtaaaattttattgataattagaataataaatgataataagaatgagagtttaatttgtataaataaattaataaattttttaatttgtaaaagtctattgaaatttaaatttaaaatattattataaaataaataactatatagaaaaaaaattaattttattataactaattataatattaaaattgtaaaatattGTTGATAGTTAGAATAATAAATGATGATGAGAATgagattttaatttgtatattaataaGTTAATAAAGCCTTTAATTTGTGAAAGTCCATCAAAGTCTATGTCCAAGATgttaatgtttaaaattaaaaaggattgaataaatacaaaaaataggaATAGATTCCATAGGTATAATATAAAAGTggttaaagtatattttttgtccctaataTTTTTAAGTTCTTTTAAACATATTCTTaacatttaatttgattcaattttattcttaacatttCGATAAGTTTCGATTTTATCTTTACCATTAAATTTTTTACAGTCAACCATcagtcaaattttttttttaattctaccctaattttcatcatcaccatcttcaccGTTCTAATCTCATCTCAAATCTCATCCCATTCTTATCACCGTCACAAAGTCACCATCttctttctctattttgtgtCTTTAGAACTTGTACTTATTCTTtaaattatcgaccttgttcttgtattgctgttatgtaggacatttcgttaattatttaaacattgaaattaaataaaacttttttagatttaaataggacattttaaactttaaaaataaaaataagattacaTCCAAACGTAGAGAATCaatttagtatttttcttttttttctttttatatatttattttatactacattctttttttttcttggttaataaaaatcaaattctaaacCTTTAAGTTATAAAAAGTTAAAATCTCTAATTATGTACCAATATGTCATCAAACTGCTTGTTCAAAAAATTAAACTGATAATGTATATAAccatatttaaaataattgaatataccaacaagattaaaactgaaattcaacGAGCAAACTAAATTGACACAATATTCTGGCATAACGGTGATTTTTATCGAAATTGTTATAAATCCATTTCTCAATGCTTTAAAGGACGATAATCACCTAAACGCCGATAATctattttatagtattttaaaaCCGTCACAAATCTCTTTAAAAGATCCCGCTAAATTCCACCttctttgtaatatatatatatatatatatatatatatatatatatatatatatatatatatatatattagtcatAGTTTATTAGAGACTTTGTCTAGACTAACAACAAATGCAAAATATTAATAGTAATATCGACTGAATTAGTGATGAATAGATTATTGATAATGTGATCGCAATTTAGTGACATAACAGTggcaaataattaattttgtactACAATCTTAGATAACAATTTAATGTCTAATTTGTTGGGATCTAGCTAAGTGGttgttagtaaaaataattagctactaaattatattttcaaatttaatgaccAAATATTGCATAAGAAAAATATTTCGACAACCAATAtttaacaattaatatttaataactaaTCTTAAGATCACTTACATAGATTAGCAGTTAGATTTTACTTTTTTTGGGGGAGGAGggggttttgttttgttttggggGTTTAGTTTATGTAGAAGCAAAAGACTAATTACTAAAAGAACTAAAGAGAAACCAGATTAGGAGCACCACAGATCAAAACATGAAACTGTGATGAGAAGACGAACACAGAATTTGAGAGCAAAAAAGtaacttgtgaatgaagaaaCAAAACTAAACTGTGAATATCATTTAGTATATTAGTGTATATTTACAATGAGTTGCAGCCACTATTTATAACCATTGTCTAAAGTCTAAACTAACTCTTCACATCAAGATAGAAATACCAAGAACATCATCTTTAACTACTGTGCAATGAGTAACTAACTAACTAGTTAGAATTAAAACTATTTAAGCAATTTTGCTCTTCTCCTTTAATAATtaacaacataaaaaatatttgataatagaaaaaaattaacaaaaatcaatcaaaattttccttatttattataaaataactaaataaaaaaataaggaagatgtaacaaatataaagaaatataaagagagagaaagaagtattgcaacataaagagagagagaattcttaTTGCTTGTGTGTGTTTTTATTCAGAGGCTAGAGGCTTGAGCCTCTATTTATAAGTGTACAAGATGACATTTTTCAAACTATAATAAATAGAGTCATCCTTGATAAACTAAGTTACTTTGGAAATGGGCATCCACATAtgatcttatcacaacactcccccttggatgcccgtttaggattattgcctcgttaaaaccttactaaagaaaacccaatgggaaaaaaactttagtgaaagaaaaagagtacaatattctTTGTGATGggaactgcctcattaaaaaccttttcaagaaaaacccaatgggaaaaaaacctgaccaaggaaaaaaaagtacagtctccccctcttgtcgacatcatttaatgtctcgaaatcggcgcatcccaatttcatgtaccaatctttcaaaggaggatt
The sequence above is drawn from the Arachis hypogaea cultivar Tifrunner chromosome 4, arahy.Tifrunner.gnm2.J5K5, whole genome shotgun sequence genome and encodes:
- the LOC112795263 gene encoding S-protein homolog 3 — translated: MAHLARTISVLWLLFITTMVPCFGSDLAVSPETSVAIQNLLEDQENLTVHCKAGDHDVGVHTLKPGENFSYHLRPNITGNTIFNCSFAWNHGICRRFDIYEHDEDNMFTNIKWQIYRDGPSSPDKVL